One Drosophila kikkawai strain 14028-0561.14 chromosome 3L, DkikHiC1v2, whole genome shotgun sequence genomic window carries:
- the Dhps gene encoding probable deoxyhypusine synthase isoform X2 has translation MRETIRFLAEHRMIDCIVTTAGGVEEDFIKCLAPTFMGSFELSGRDLRDKGINRIGNLLVPNDNYCKFEDWLMPLLDEMLAEQKAKGTVWSPSRIIHRLGERIGDPSSIYYWAAKNQIPVFCPALTDGSLGDMMYFHSFRQPGLVVDILSDLRRLNTMAVKAVNSGMIIVGGGVIKHHICNANLMRNGADFSVFINTASEFDGSDSGARPDEAISWGKIRKDATPVKVYAEASLVFPLIVGETFAKRHFAGKELPGETTNQV, from the coding sequence ATGAGGGAGACCATACGCTTCCTGGCCGAGCACCGGATGATTGACTGCATTGTGACCACGGCCGGCGGGGTGGAGGAGGACTTTATCAAGTGCCTGGCGCCCACTTTCATGGGCTCCTTCGAGCTGAGCGGCAGGGATCTGCGTGACAAGGGAATCAACCGGATTGGCAACCTGCTGGTGCCCAACGACAACTACTGCAAGTTCGAGGACTGGCTAATGCCGCTGCTGGACGAAATGCTGGCGGAACAGAAGGCAAAGGGCACTGTTTGGTCGCCTTCAAGGATAATACATCGCCTGGGCGAAAGAATTGGCGATCCCAGCTCCATCTACTACTGGGCGGCCAAGAACCAGATACCAGTCTTTTGTCCCGCCCTGACGGACGGCAGCCTGGGCGATATGATGTACTTTCACTCCTTCCGGCAGCCTGGACTCGTGGTTGACATCCTGTCCGATCTCCGGAGGCTAAACACCATGGCCGTTAAGGCTGTGAACAGCGGGATGATCATTGTGGGCGGGGGAGTCATCAAGCATCACATCTGCAACGCGAATCTGATGCGGAATGGTGCCGACTTCTCGGTGTTCATCAACACCGCCTCGGAGTTCGATGGCAGCGACAGTGGCGCCCGGCCAGATGAGGCCATTTCCTGGGGCAAAATCCGCAAGGATGCCACGCCCGTAAAAGTGTATGCCGAGGCCAGTCTGGTCTTTCCGCTGATAGTGGGCGAAACTTTCGCCAAGCGGCATTTTGCCGGCAAAGAGCTGCCCGGGGAGACGACTAACCAAGTGTAA
- the Dhps gene encoding probable deoxyhypusine synthase isoform X1, translated as MSSEPAVAKDAVLRPSERLAEDTPQVQGYDFNEGVNYSKLFESYVNTGFQATNLGLAMREINRMLDCRAQPLEEEQEDRHETDDFIRRRSKCTIFLGFTSNLVSSGMRETIRFLAEHRMIDCIVTTAGGVEEDFIKCLAPTFMGSFELSGRDLRDKGINRIGNLLVPNDNYCKFEDWLMPLLDEMLAEQKAKGTVWSPSRIIHRLGERIGDPSSIYYWAAKNQIPVFCPALTDGSLGDMMYFHSFRQPGLVVDILSDLRRLNTMAVKAVNSGMIIVGGGVIKHHICNANLMRNGADFSVFINTASEFDGSDSGARPDEAISWGKIRKDATPVKVYAEASLVFPLIVGETFAKRHFAGKELPGETTNQV; from the exons aTGTCTTCGGAGCCCGCAGTTGCCAAGGATGCAGTGCTGAGGCCCAGCGAACGCCTGGCGGAGGACACGCCCCAAGTCCAGGGCTATGACTTCAACGAGGGCGTTAATTACAGCAAGCTGTTCGAGTCGTACGTAAACACCGGCTTCCAGGCCACAAATCTCGGCCTGGCCATGCGGGAAATCAACAGAATG CTGGATTGCAGGGCCCAGccgctggaggaggagcaggaggaccGCCATGAAACGGATGACTTCATTCGGCGCCGCAGCAAGTGCACCATCTTTCTGGGCTTCACCTCCAATCTGGTGTCGTCGGGGATGAGGGAGACCATACGCTTCCTGGCCGAGCACCGGATGATTGACTGCATTGTGACCACGGCCGGCGGGGTGGAGGAGGACTTTATCAAGTGCCTGGCGCCCACTTTCATGGGCTCCTTCGAGCTGAGCGGCAGGGATCTGCGTGACAAGGGAATCAACCGGATTGGCAACCTGCTGGTGCCCAACGACAACTACTGCAAGTTCGAGGACTGGCTAATGCCGCTGCTGGACGAAATGCTGGCGGAACAGAAGGCAAAGGGCACTGTTTGGTCGCCTTCAAGGATAATACATCGCCTGGGCGAAAGAATTGGCGATCCCAGCTCCATCTACTACTGGGCGGCCAAGAACCAGATACCAGTCTTTTGTCCCGCCCTGACGGACGGCAGCCTGGGCGATATGATGTACTTTCACTCCTTCCGGCAGCCTGGACTCGTGGTTGACATCCTGTCCGATCTCCGGAGGCTAAACACCATGGCCGTTAAGGCTGTGAACAGCGGGATGATCATTGTGGGCGGGGGAGTCATCAAGCATCACATCTGCAACGCGAATCTGATGCGGAATGGTGCCGACTTCTCGGTGTTCATCAACACCGCCTCGGAGTTCGATGGCAGCGACAGTGGCGCCCGGCCAGATGAGGCCATTTCCTGGGGCAAAATCCGCAAGGATGCCACGCCCGTAAAAGTGTATGCCGAGGCCAGTCTGGTCTTTCCGCTGATAGTGGGCGAAACTTTCGCCAAGCGGCATTTTGCCGGCAAAGAGCTGCCCGGGGAGACGACTAACCAAGTGTAA